The region atcatttattaaACAATATATGTAATTAAAGATATATTACcatagaaaattaaaaattacaaaataaatttactaatttttttatggTTGTTCACGTGGTCAAGTGTTTGATAagatgttaatttttttttatcatatcaaTTGTTAACTTACTGATAAATTATCAACcttaatattaaattttattttgaattccatcaaatagtCTAAAATGTTACTTTAATTTTTTTACGTTTAGATAGTTATAAAATAATACTAGATAGcagtatttatttattcataattttccttttaatatttttttgtatttttatgatacattttataatttaatatgtAAGAAATTTAAATTTGGCATGTAATATTTGGACATGCACTAAAATATCTTAATACATTCAATGTGACATTATCATATAATGTTAATATGGTTCATAAGATAAAATTAGATCATGAGATGACATGATAACACTTATTCTGAATATAAcacaattattaaatatataaaatctaagtggaaaattaataaatcaaatacCATAAAATGATTTAAACATGGAAATAACAACTTGGAAACTAATCACTACTTTATGCAAATTTAATAgcctaattaaaaaaaatgtatctcccttaaaaaagaactaaaaaatgtatttaaaattctttggtcaattcataataaattcaagagacatttattttcattgtttataattttaatatatgatttctttcgttgtttaattttttttcctatatTTTTATTTTCCAATAACAAAGTAAATGTGAGACTATTATTTTGACATCTTAAAATATATTAACTTTCAattttacaacaaaaaaaatcattaaggtcgtcgaccattttttttttccaactttATCCTTCTTTTTATCTTACGCGTTACTTTTTATTGTTGTGGAATCATAGAATTCCTCTTTTCCTAGAGTCAATTTAGTATTTTCTGaagaatttttttgttttgttttgatgaAAGGCTTCACCCCGGGAAACAGGGCCCACGAAACTAGATTAAACCAGAAACAACAAACCAGTTACAAACAACACAACTGCCATACAAGACACAAACACAAAACTAAAAACAAACAAACGGAACAAAGCAGAAAAGGAAAACAGGCAGAGCAACTGATACAAGGCTCTCTTCGAGACAGAGCAAATCTCCCACAGCAATATGCTATTTCATTAATCATCATGAGAAAAAACATTCTTCCTTTACATTTTTCTATTTATACTTCTTATTACAAATTCTCTCTCTATAACCGAATGGCtacatctctctctctcctttcaaCGATCCAACAACATCAGGTAGTCTCTCATCCATTTCGGCTTCCTGCGAACTCGTTTCTTGCTGGTCTCTCCCTGTTCGGCTCCTGCTTCAGCTTTGTGGCTTCCTCCATCTCCTGGGTCGTGGCCCAACTATACTTCGGGTCCACTTCAATTGGGCTTGCTAGCTGGATTGGTGTATCACTACTCCCTCCATCAAAAacaaccttgtcctcaaggttggTCAACTGGTATGTCTCCTTCAGCTGAGAGAAATTTTCCCAAGTGGCGTCTTTAGGCGAGCTTAATGTCCACTGTACCAACACCTGCGGAATGTCTTTCTCGTTCATCCTGATTGTCCGAGTGGCCAGGATAGCAACTGGAACCATGAGTGGCTGGTTCGTCACGCTGAGTTTAGGCAACGGGAAGTATTGCAGTGGGGTATCACCAATGAATGGTTTCAGCAATGAGACGTGAAATGTGGGATGAATACGACTCCGAGGAGGCAACTTGAGCGTGTAAGCAACTGGACCTGCTTTGCCGATAACTTCAAAGGGACCGAAATACCGTCGACACAATTTGGAATTCAGTCTATGGGCCACGGTGGTCTGACGATACGGCTGCAATTTGACTAAGACGAGGTCCCCAATGCTGAACTCTCTATCCGAACGTTTCTTATCGGCTTGCTGCTTCATTCGATTTCGAGCTCACTGCAAGTTGAGGCGCAATTGCTACAGAATGTCATCACGGGATAAGAGGTCTTCTTCGACGCCTTGAATAGTTGTGGCACCTCTCGTATAGGCTGGAATTGTAGGTGGAGAGCGACCATAAACTTCTTGAAAGGGCGTCATGCCAATGGATGAATGAAAACTGGTGTTGTAATGATATTCAGCCCAAGACAGGAACCGACTCCATTTCTTAGGATTCTCTGCAGTAAAAGCGCGGAGGTATTGCTCTAAATAGCGATTAGTGACCTCCGTTTGGCCGTCCGTTTGTGGGTGGTAGGCCGAGCTCATCTTAAGCTTAGTACCCATCAATTCAAACAGCTTCTGCCAAAAAACACTAGTAAAAACTGGATCACGGTCGGAAACAATGGTGCGAGGAAGGCCATGTAAACGTATCACCATATTTGTGAACAACTCCGCCACTTTCGTTGTTGTATAGTGGTTGGGCAAAGCACCGAAATGAGCATATTTGGTTAGGCAATCAATAACCACTAATATGTTTGTTGCTCCGTTGGAATTGGGCAAGCCGACTATGAAATCCATCGCCAAATCTTCCCAAATCCGTTCAGGGAGCTCTAGGGGCTGTAGTAGTCCATATGGAGCCGCAGAAGAATACTTGACTGTCTGACATACAAAACAGGCCTGCACAAATTCACGAACCTTCGTCCTCATGCCTTCCCAAAAAAAATTTGCGCCCAAATGTCTATAAGTCTTCTCGACCCCTGCGTGTCCGTCACTCAACGAAGCATGAAACTCCTGTAATAATTGGGATTTCAAGCTGGAATGAGTGCTGATAAAAAACCTGTGTCTGAAATACACAATTCCATCCCGAACTGTGTAAGCTCCGTGCGCCAATTCTCCTTTCTGCCATTGCTCGTGCAACCTGCATAAATCTGGACAAGTAATGTTTTCCTGTCTCAAAACATCCAGAAAATCAAAACAGCCCTTACTGACAGCCATAAACATCACTGGAGGTGTCTCTGCTTGTTGTCTCGATAAAGCATCGGCAGCGGCATTGGTGCGACCCGGTTTGTACTCAATAGAAAAATGAAAGCCCAGCAATTTGCATAAAAATTGCTGCTGTTCGGGGGTCTGAATGACTTGAGTGAGCAGCTCCTTCAAGCTTTTATGATCTGTGCGAATGGTGAAGTGTCTGCCCAATAGGTACTGCCTCCATTTGGTCACCACTTCGACGATGGCTCTCATTTCTCTACTATACGCTGATGCTCCTGCAAAACGGGGACCCAACTTCTTACTGAAAAAGGCAACAGGATGTCCTTCCTGCATCAACACTCCTCCAATACCCACGCTAGAGGCGTCTGTCTCAATaaaaaattccttcaaaaagtCAGGTAACCGCAAGACCGGTGTATTGGTCATCTCAGTTTTAAGGGTTGCAAACGCCGTAGCTGCTGCTGGAGTCCACATAAAACAGTCTTTCTTGAGCATATCAGTGAGGGGGGCAGCGATAGTGGCGTAGTGGGCGACGAATTTGCAGTAGTATCCTGTTAATCCCAAAAAACCACGTAATTGCTTAATAGTTTTTGGAATCGGCCAATCAACCATGGCTGAGATCTTGGCTGGGTCGGCGCACACCCCTTGAGCGGATACTAAGTGTCCCAAATAATCAATGGTCGTCTGAAAGAATTTGCACTTACTGCCTTTGACGAAAAACTGGTGCTCTTGCAGTAGGGATAGAACCACTCGGAGATGGTCAACATGCTCCTGAATAGAATTACTGTAAATGAGAATGTTGTCAAAAAAAACGATGACAAAGTGCCGCAAGTGTGGACGAAATAACTGGTTCATCGCCGCCTGAAATGTTGAGGGAGCATTAGTGAGACCAAAGGGCATGACAATGAATTCGTAGTGGCCTTCGTGGGTGCGGAAAGCGGTTTTGTGGATGTCACTGCGGTTCATACGAATCTGATGGTAGCCCGCTCTAAGGTCCAATTTCGAAAAAATGACCGCCGCACCTAGTTCATCAAGTAGTTCATCGATGGTCGGAATGGGGAATCGATCTTTGACAGTGATTTCATTAAGTGCACGGTAGTCAATGCAAAACCTCCAAGAGCCATCTTTCTTTTTAACCAATAATACGGGAGAGGAATACAGACTGGTACTGGATCTGATAAATCCCAGCTCACTCATCTCTTGGACAAGTTTCTCAATAATGTCTTTCTGAAAATAAGGGTACCTGTATGGACGAACATTTATTGGTTTGGACCCAGGCTGTAAAAAAATACGATGATCCACCCCGCGGTATGGCGGAAGTTGCTTGGGTGCAGCGAAGACTGCAGCAAAATCGCGAAGTAAGCCTTTACCTTGCGTAGGAAAATGGGTTTCTAATGCTTCCAGCTCCTCTGTGTTGTCGAGCACTGGGTTAGGAAGCGGGGCCACCTTGTAGACATCCTGAACTTCGCCATCTCGTAACAATGCATGAAATTGGGTATAGGAAAGTTGTTGTGGATACGTGTCTGTCAACCCAGCCAACTTCACCGTCTTCCCCTGCCAAGAGAATTCCATAGTCAAAGCCTTGTGGTCGTGTATACACGGCCCGAGTGTTTGTAACCACTGCATCCCCAAAACCACATCTAATCCACAAATCAGCAACACGAACAGGTCAACAGCAAAACAATGGCCCTGGAGACTCAACTCAGCTCCCTTACAAACTTTAGAGCACATCAAAAAATTTCCATTACCCATATAAACCCGAAAGCGTTTTGTATCTTCGCACTGCAAATGCAACTTAGCTACCAATGCCTCCTGAATGAAGTTGTTGTTGCTGCCTGTGTCGATGAGAACCTCCAATGTTTCGGACCCATGATGAACCATTATTCGAAAAATTCGTGGGTTAAGCGAATTCGACAGCGAATTGAGACTCACTTCTTCTTCTGTTACGTCCTCCATATCCTGTAATTCCGCCTCCAAATCAGTTTCACAGTCATCATCCTCTTGCCCGCACAATATCAGCATCCTGTTCTTACATTTATGCCCAAAGTTGAACTTCTCATCGCAAGTAAAACAAAGACCGCGGTCTCGACGGTCCTTAATCTCGGCTGGGGATAGACGCTTAATGGGTAATTGAGGGGTCGATGGACCGCTAGTCTTGGAGGAAACTCCCCCAGGTGGAATCGGGTTAGTGTTCATAGTGGACGCAGCAACAGCCCCTGATTCCCGAGGAATAAATCCAGTCCGTGGTGTCCAAGAAGAACGGGTATAAGCCGAGCGTACCTTACCCGTGAGATCATCATGGCGATCTTTGAACAACTGAGCTTTCGCCATCGCATCCACCAGGTCGATGGGTTTAGCCATCAATAATTCCCGTCGAATCTCCAATTTGAGCCCCCAAAtgaaaaaattcaagaacattGAGTCCTGCACTCCAGTAATTCGTGGCATGAGAGATTCAAATTCAGCTATGTAATCCGCAACTCGCCTGGTCTGGGTCAacttggaaatacggcctaacGGATCATCATAAATGGACGTACCAAAACGCAGCTGTAATGCTCGAAGAAAAGCGTCCCAGTCGGTGAACGATCCTCCTTTCTCCATCCACTGAAACCAAGCAGACGGTGCTCCGTCTAAATGAAATGGGACCATCGCCAGTCGTAGCTCCGGTGCCACTCGATGTAGATCAAAAAGCTTGTTGATCTTATAGATCCAATCATCCACTGCAGTACCATCGAATCGAGGAATTTTGACCCTCATATTTTTGAGAATCGTATTGACATCGCGAACATCTGATTCCGACTCTAAACGGCGTCCACCACCCCGCTCCGTACTACCCTCGCGGCCAGTAGCTGGCGATGAAGACTGAGACAGATGAGTgaatttttcttcagtttttgcaGTGTGCTGTTCGAGCATGAGCTTGAAATTCTCAAGTTGAGATTCTGCACGTTGCTCCCATTTGAGATCCAATGCCTACAGAAGAGCTGCAATTTCGTCGTTCTTCATGGTGAGTgaactcaatgaaagcaccagtgaTACAAGGCTCTCTTCGAGACAGAGAAAATTTCCCACAGCAATATGCTATTTCATTAATCATCATGAGAAAAAACATTCTTCCTTTACATTTTTCTATTTATACTTCTTATTACAAATTCTCTCTCTATAACCGAATGGCtacatctctctctctcctttcaaCGATCCAACAACATCTGGTAGTCTCTCATCCATTTCGGCTTCCCGCGAACTCGTTTCTTGCTGGTCTCTCCCTGTTCGGCTCCTGCTTCAGCTTTGTCAGCTTCCTGCGTGAGCTGGGCTTCCTCCATCTCCTGGGTCGTGGCCCAACTATACTTCGGGTCCACTTCAATTGGGCTTGCTAGCTGGATTGGTGTATCAGCAACAAATGAAACACAAGAGAGAACAACGTCAAAAGACAGAAAACTAATCCAGTTGAAAAGGAACCACAGCTGAGGAGATTAAAATCTGCACCTTGTCGTTGGGAACTGGGCCTGAGAACCTCTTAGAACGATCCCATTGAGCTAAATTATGAGCAGCGTAATTAAAGATTCGGCTATCTTCTCTAGCGCCCAGCATTAAAGAGCACTCACTTGAGACAAAAAAAGCTTTTTGAGGTTAGCTAAATAGTAATTAACATCAGAATCAATATTTTTAGTAAACGCCTTAACAACTTCCAAACAATCCAACTCGAACAAGACCCAGTCCCAGTTGTTTTTTTTACAGCAATGTTAGCACCCTTAATGACTGCCATGGCCTCCCCCACAGCTGGGTTAGTTTGGGAAATCCACTCAGTAAAAGCACCCAACACTTGGGAATCA is a window of Humulus lupulus chromosome 4, drHumLupu1.1, whole genome shotgun sequence DNA encoding:
- the LOC133832147 gene encoding uncharacterized protein LOC133832147, whose translation is MQSNQWDFFLWKGVLKARDIFKKGMCRKIGDGNSTSIWFDNWVPGDCPNLAPLRYAFDGVSLVKNFIANSDWNIPMLRDWFSGDDVKRVNECNLEGKKLYPILLYPHSYCQTAIVDILWYLEHVAAILQKGTMSSIMGWQPPPTDWILINSDVATSNDGSSIAVIAWNHDSQVLGAFTEWISQTNPAVGEAMAVIKGANIALASPIEVDPKYSWATTQEMEEAQLTQEADKAEAGAEQGETSKKRALDLKWEQRAESQLENFKLMLEQHTAKTEEKFTHLSQSSSPATGREGSTERGGGRRLESESDVRDVNTILKNMRVKIPRFDGTAVDDWIYKINKLFDLHRVAPELRLAMVPFHLDGAPSAWFQWMEKGGSFTDWDAFLRALQLRFGTSIYDDPLGRISKLTQTRRVADYIAEFESLMPRITGVQDSMFLNFFIWGLKLEIRRELLMAKPIDLVDAMAKAQLFKDRHDDLTGKVRSAYTRSSWTPRTGFIPRESGAVAASTMNTNPIPPGGVSSKTSGPSTPQLPIKRLSPAEIKDRRDRGLCFTCDEKFNFGHKCKNRMLILCGQEDDDCETDLEAELQDMEDVTEEEVSLNSLSNSLNPRIFRIMVHHGSETLEVLIDTGSNNNFIQEALVAKLHLQCEDTKRFRVYMGNGNFLMCSKVCKGAELSLQGHCFAVDLFVLLICGLDVVLGMQWLQTLGPCIHDHKALTMEFSWQGKTVKLAGLTDTYPQQLSYTQFHALLRDGEVQDVYKVAPLPNPVLDNTEELEALETHFPTQGKGLLRDFAAVFAAPKQLPPYRGVDHRIFLQPGSKPINVRPYRYPYFQKDIIEKLVQEMSELGFIRSSTSLYSSPVLLVKKKDGSWRFCIDYRALNEITVKDRFPIPTIDELLDELGAAVIFSKLDLRAGYHQIRMNRSDIHKTAFRTHEGHYEFIVMPFGLTNAPSTFQAAMNQLFRPHLRHFVIVFFDNILIYSNSIQEHVDHLRVVLSLLQEHQFFVKGSKCKFFQTTIDYLGHLVSAQGVCADPAKISAMVDWPIPKTIKQLRGFLGLTGYYCKFVAHYATIAAPLTDMLKKDCFMWTPAAATAFATLKTEMTNTPVLRLPDFLKEFFIETDASSVGIGGVLMQEGHPVAFFSKKLGPRFAGASAYSREMRAIVEVVTKWRQYLLGRHFTIRTDHKSLKELLTQVIQTPEQQQFLCKLLGFHFSIEYKPGRTNAAADALSRQQAETPPVMFMAVSKGCFDFLDVLRQENITCPDLCRLHEQWQKGELAHGAYTVRDGIVYFRHRFFISTHSSLKSQLLQEFHASLSDGHAGVEKTYRHLGANFFWEGMRTKVREFVQACFVCQTVKYSSAAPYGLLQPLELPERIWEDLAMDFIVGLPNSNGATNILVVIDCLTKYAHFGALPNHYTTTKVAELFTNMVIRLHGLPRTIVSDRDPVFTSVFWQKLFELMGTKLKMSSAYHPQTDGQTEVTNRYLEQYLRAFTAENPKKWSRFLSWAEYHYNTSFHSSIGMTPFQEVYGRSPPTIPAYTRGATTIQGVEEDLLSRDDIL